One Chloroflexota bacterium DNA window includes the following coding sequences:
- a CDS encoding thermonuclease family protein — translation MSASGDRNEPIEPTTTFLLDDGDATAQPGWWQRRSRRGKGATIGGATLVLLIGIGNVTGGGQDAPPPTDTPSTAAVAEATAKPTPRPTPGPTAIPTPELGRAPAGTTTIGQVVDVVDGDTIKVEINGGVFTVRYIGIDTPETVHPTVPVEWMGAEASMANTLLVEGQEVWLEKDISEVDQYGRLLRYVWLQQGTDWLLVNYELVRLGFANSSTYAPDVLYQELFLEAEGEARGAGSGLWGETPTPAPTPPPTPVPTAVPVAPAVTPAPPAATPAPANCHTSYLDACLLVGVEDYDCAGGSGNGPYYTGRVRVVGPDEYGLDADGDGIGCE, via the coding sequence ATGAGCGCGAGCGGCGATCGCAATGAGCCGATAGAACCCACGACCACCTTCCTGCTTGACGATGGAGATGCCACCGCGCAGCCCGGCTGGTGGCAGCGCCGGTCGCGCCGCGGAAAGGGAGCCACCATCGGTGGCGCAACACTGGTCCTCCTGATCGGAATCGGGAACGTTACGGGCGGCGGGCAGGATGCTCCACCACCTACAGACACGCCTTCAACGGCCGCCGTGGCCGAAGCAACCGCAAAGCCGACTCCACGTCCGACCCCCGGGCCAACTGCCATACCTACCCCCGAGCTCGGCCGCGCGCCCGCTGGCACGACGACCATCGGTCAAGTGGTCGATGTCGTGGACGGCGACACCATCAAGGTCGAGATCAATGGCGGGGTCTTCACGGTTCGCTACATCGGGATCGACACGCCGGAGACCGTCCACCCAACGGTCCCGGTTGAGTGGATGGGTGCAGAGGCCTCCATGGCGAACACCCTCCTGGTAGAGGGTCAGGAGGTCTGGCTGGAGAAGGACATCTCCGAGGTCGACCAATACGGCCGCCTTCTACGCTATGTCTGGCTCCAGCAGGGCACCGACTGGCTGCTCGTCAATTACGAGCTGGTGCGGCTGGGCTTCGCCAACAGCTCTACCTACGCGCCGGACGTCCTGTATCAGGAGCTCTTCCTCGAGGCCGAGGGAGAGGCGCGAGGGGCCGGCAGCGGCCTGTGGGGCGAGACTCCTACACCAGCTCCCACTCCGCCGCCGACACCGGTGCCTACGGCAGTGCCAGTCGCACCGGCCGTTACACCGGCGCCGCCAGCAGCTACCCCCGCGCCCGCTAACTGCCACACGTCGTACCTCGACGCCTGCCTGCTCGTAGGCGTTGAGGACTATGACTGCGCCGGTGGGTCCGGAAATGGACCGTACTACACCGGTCGCGTGCGGGTGGTTGGACCGGACGAGTACGGCCTCGATGCTGACGGCGACGGCATCGGCTGCGAGTGA